In Desulfopila inferna, the DNA window GGGGACGAATCTTCAATTCTCCCAAAGTCTGCGGCGGAAAATAGGGAGGCACCTCTATCTCGTAACTGCTTCCCACTTCTGAACCATAGATCTCCTGGAGACGCTTTTCCATTGTGTCTTCATCAATCAGGCAGGCATCACTTGGCAGGAGCTTTCTGCCGAATAAAATGAAGTAGAGAAGGATGACGGCAAGCAGGACAATGCCTATGGGAGTTACAGAGAAAAATCCCAAAGGTTCAAACGGCGCATTATCGAGCGCCTGAGGATTATTGATCCACCAGGACTCCATAAGATCATTGAGCATGATAAGAGGACTGGAGCCTACAAGGGTAAGGCAGCCGCCGGTAATGGCACAAAATCCCATGGGCATGAGAATCCTGCCCGCGGAGATATTGAGTTGCCGGCTGATGCGCATCGTTGCCGGTAAAAATAGGGCAGCCGCACCAATATTCTGCATAAAGCTTGAAATAAAGGCAACCGTAGCCGCGATAACCCCCATCACGCGGGTTTCTTTCACTCCGGCTACTCGAATGATATGTTCGGCGACAAGGTTCATTACCCCCGTTCGGTTTAATCCCGCACCGATGATCATCACTGCGATAATAGAGACGACCGCATTTGAGCTGAGTCCTGCAATAGCCTGATCACCGGTGACCACGCCGCTGAGAGGCAGCAGAACCATCATGAGAATTCCCACAAGATCAACGCGAAGAAGATCGAACACGAACAGCGTCACGGCAATCCCCAGAAGGACGAAGACGATAATCATATCAGTTGTCAGTGCGCCGGCTTCCATTATTCTCCCGTGAGTCAGATATCAACATCGATTATGAACTCATCCAGCCGAGTTGACTCAGAATACTTAAAAAACAAGCAAACAATCTGTAAAGGGCCAACTCAGCCGAGCTACGTAAGTATACGATTAAATACTACAGCTTCCAGGCAGATCGAGCAAGAAGATTTTCCGGTATATACAAAACGATTAAATCTCAGCCGAGGCAAAAATTCCGCTGCCTTTGAGAGGGGTGGTTTTTTGGACCATCAGCTCATCAATCACCACAAGATGGGTCTGCCGCGGACCGTGGGCGCCGTGAACCATATGGGCCTCGATGTCCGCGGTCTTGGATGAACCGGTAATAAAGACAAAAGACTCCTTTGGCGGCTCATCTCCCAAGAGGGCGTATACTTCGGTCAAATCGGCGAGTACATGCTCCAGACGGATGAGAGCGATATGCACGGAAGGCAGCAATGATGTGGATCGCGGCCTGCCGGGTCCGGTGATCTGTACTACGGTTGCGGATTCCGCCACCGCCCATCTGGGTACCGTTATACCGATAAAGGATTCAACTGACTTTTCACGCACTTCACTATCGTTTGAATATGCGGTGTGGACATGGACGGCCTCACCGGCCATTCTTTTCCAGAGCCCGAGTTCTATGAGATCGGGATGATCGTGCTGGATGATCTGCCTGGCGGTGCTGAATTCCGGTTTGGTTGACTTGATAATTGCCACGATCGTCTCAGCAGCGGCGTCAAGCGAAGAGACCGGATGAACCTCAAGCCGAAGCTGTTCACCGTTATCCTGGAGGATCTGCAAAAGCGCCTGTTTTTCAACATGAGTCCGATACTGTATTCTATCGAGAATCAGTGAATCGTCGACATCGGCAAACACTGCCGGACACTGCTCCATGTCCCTGGTCTCTTCTTTGGTATAGCCAAGCGCCGTTCTGATATCTGCGAGGAAAACGCCTTTCTCATCCATGGTTCACCTCATTGTTGCGTTTCTGATTCCGGCTGTGCTTTTTCTTCCAGCGCCTGTTGAACGGCTCCCTGGCAAGAGGCGGTAAGTCACGATCATTGGTCCACCTGGCCCCGGGGCCCATCATTTTGCCGATCATACCCGATTTGCCCATGAATGGTTTCTGCAGAAGGCGGGCGCAGCGCAGCGCCAGCCGGTAGAACATCGAGTTGGAGATGATCAGACGATAGAGCTTGAAGGCAAAGGCCTCACTCGGTTTATGCTGTCTGGCCTGCCATTTGGCGTCACCGTAGGCCAGTTTGTGCCTGAGGGCCAGCAGCATGCGCGGCAGGTCGATTTTCACCGGACAGATATCAAGGCAGGCTCCGCACAGGCTCTCACCCTTGCAGAGATCGGCATGTTGGTTCATGCCAAAGAGCAGGGGGCTGACCACCGCGCCGATGGGACCGGGATACGGTGAATGGTAGGCATGGCCACCGATCCTGCCATAGACCGGGCAGATATTGAGGCAGGCCCCGCAGCGTAAACAGGCCAGTACCTCTC includes these proteins:
- a CDS encoding LutC/YkgG family protein, with the protein product MDEKGVFLADIRTALGYTKEETRDMEQCPAVFADVDDSLILDRIQYRTHVEKQALLQILQDNGEQLRLEVHPVSSLDAAAETIVAIIKSTKPEFSTARQIIQHDHPDLIELGLWKRMAGEAVHVHTAYSNDSEVREKSVESFIGITVPRWAVAESATVVQITGPGRPRSTSLLPSVHIALIRLEHVLADLTEVYALLGDEPPKESFVFITGSSKTADIEAHMVHGAHGPRQTHLVVIDELMVQKTTPLKGSGIFASAEI